In the genome of Pseudoglutamicibacter cumminsii, one region contains:
- the ftsY gene encoding signal recognition particle-docking protein FtsY: MNNEQTVWIIIGIAAVVLIAAIVIAVVVRSRKTRVPQAPRTSHAPVRGAGSGPSGSADVDSPRAHSPPGAGVAVEDAPVGEAAEPAPAFDTPAPAQGRLARLRARLVRSNNVFGKGLLALLSSDKIDEDVWDEVEMTLLAADLGTEATDELIASLRERVKIEGSRSPERVRQILHEELLKIVDPTMDRALDTERKDGKPSVILVVGVNGVGKTTTIGKIARVLVAEDKDVLLGAADTFRAAAADQLQTWGSRVGVPTVRSDKDGADPASVAFDAVDKGIEAEVDTVLVDTAGRLQNRSNLMDELGKIKRVINKRAEVREVLLVLDATTGQNGLSQAKVFSEVVDVTGIVLTKLDGTAKGGIVVAIQRQLGVPVKLVGLGEGPDDLAPFEPEAFVEAILD; the protein is encoded by the coding sequence GTGAATAATGAACAGACTGTGTGGATCATCATCGGCATCGCGGCTGTGGTGCTCATCGCGGCGATCGTCATCGCTGTGGTGGTGCGCTCCCGCAAGACGCGTGTACCGCAGGCGCCTAGGACCTCTCATGCTCCGGTTCGAGGGGCAGGTTCGGGCCCATCGGGGTCTGCCGATGTTGATAGTCCGCGGGCTCATTCGCCCCCGGGTGCCGGCGTAGCGGTTGAAGATGCGCCTGTTGGGGAAGCGGCCGAGCCGGCTCCAGCATTTGACACCCCAGCTCCTGCCCAGGGTCGTTTAGCGCGTCTGCGTGCGCGTCTGGTTCGCTCGAACAACGTTTTTGGTAAGGGTCTCTTGGCCCTGCTGTCCTCCGACAAGATCGACGAGGACGTGTGGGACGAGGTCGAGATGACTCTCTTGGCTGCGGACCTCGGCACTGAGGCGACGGATGAGCTCATCGCTAGCTTGCGTGAACGCGTCAAGATCGAAGGTTCCCGTTCTCCTGAACGCGTGCGTCAGATTCTGCATGAAGAGCTTTTGAAGATCGTTGACCCGACGATGGACCGCGCGCTTGATACCGAGCGCAAGGACGGCAAGCCGTCGGTCATTCTGGTGGTCGGCGTCAACGGTGTGGGTAAGACCACGACGATCGGTAAGATCGCCCGCGTTTTGGTCGCGGAAGACAAGGATGTTCTGCTGGGTGCTGCCGACACGTTCCGTGCCGCGGCCGCTGATCAGCTGCAGACCTGGGGTTCCCGCGTGGGTGTGCCGACGGTGCGTTCGGATAAGGACGGCGCGGATCCCGCATCGGTAGCTTTCGATGCGGTGGATAAGGGCATCGAGGCCGAGGTCGACACGGTATTGGTGGATACCGCGGGACGCCTCCAGAACCGCTCGAACCTCATGGATGAGCTCGGCAAGATCAAGCGCGTTATCAACAAGCGTGCGGAGGTGCGTGAGGTTTTGCTGGTTCTGGATGCGACAACGGGTCAGAACGGTTTGAGCCAGGCCAAGGTGTTCTCTGAGGTCGTAGACGTCACCGGCATCGTCCTGACCAAGCTTGACGGCACAGCGAAGGGCGGCATCGTTGTTGCTATCCAGCGTCAGCTGGGCGTTCCGGTCAAGCTGGTAGGCCTGGGCGAGGGTCCTGACGACTTGGCGCCGTTCGAGCCGGAAGCGTTTGTGGAAGCGATTCTCGATTGA
- a CDS encoding acyltransferase family protein has product MSQVISVEPREPSRGFGAPGRTASGHQRNFVLDAMRALAVLLVIAYHVAPASVPAGYLGVDLFFVLSGYLITSSLLRRTSHLHVESGTWRARLKGFFGKFYLGRLRRLVPAAVLMLIVILPLTLMSHPDVRLHLGRQVAGALTATANWVQLAAGVSYFDQDQPQLLNHMWSLAIEEQFYLFWPIIIIGLSYIGVHTASKRVSLHRLVGVVAVIVAVLSGISMAVTYSLTQNFDQAYLNTLTHCFGLLLGAVVACVPRDLQLGGGLRVAVTAGSWALLAVGVVVLKEQTAITQLGGMFVFSVAAAGAVLMGTTGKQAHWQPRGLVASGLRWTAERSYAMYLWHWPMVVLVASWMPDPNGGEVELPLLLARASLVVVVTFALSAASYRWVEQPILKRGYRAYAAGLKARVSRRAAWLWASFVSVLVILALVAVATAPAKTEQQKRLEALAAQAQALDPEGPGMDDAPADEEPKPGSDEDQEKPADKDKPADKDKPAESDKPGESEKPAESDKPDDKDKQSSGEKLKPAVSSQKVTFIGDSVTLASVPAIRQVYPKSPVQATVGMHIWDAPDVVRKLKAQGKLGEYVVLGLGTNSTFTPAQLGEILNIAGKNTKLIVVMPYGDREWIPQARKSIAAFAKDNPERVRVAHWDQVAVNATDIASDGIHPGPESAKMWVNEVTKALNSF; this is encoded by the coding sequence GTGAGCCAAGTCATCAGCGTTGAACCCCGTGAGCCTTCTCGCGGTTTCGGGGCGCCGGGGCGCACTGCTAGCGGCCATCAGCGCAATTTTGTGCTGGACGCTATGCGCGCCCTCGCTGTGCTCTTGGTTATCGCCTATCACGTGGCTCCTGCCTCGGTTCCGGCAGGCTACCTCGGCGTGGACTTGTTCTTCGTTTTGTCGGGTTACCTGATTACGTCGAGCTTGTTGCGCCGCACATCGCACCTGCACGTCGAGTCGGGCACCTGGCGTGCTCGTTTGAAAGGGTTCTTCGGCAAGTTCTATCTGGGGCGTTTGCGGCGTTTGGTGCCCGCGGCGGTCTTGATGTTGATCGTGATCCTCCCTTTGACGCTTATGTCTCACCCGGACGTGCGTCTGCATTTGGGGCGGCAGGTTGCTGGCGCTCTGACGGCTACGGCGAACTGGGTCCAGCTGGCCGCGGGTGTTTCGTATTTTGATCAGGATCAGCCGCAGCTGCTGAACCACATGTGGTCGCTCGCGATCGAGGAGCAGTTCTACCTTTTCTGGCCGATCATCATTATCGGTTTGTCCTACATCGGCGTACATACTGCGTCGAAGCGTGTTTCGCTTCATCGTTTGGTAGGGGTTGTGGCGGTCATCGTCGCGGTCTTGTCTGGTATTTCGATGGCCGTGACGTACTCGCTGACCCAGAATTTCGACCAGGCGTACCTCAACACGCTGACGCACTGCTTCGGGTTGTTGCTCGGTGCGGTGGTTGCGTGTGTTCCGCGGGATCTTCAGCTGGGCGGTGGACTTCGTGTGGCTGTGACCGCGGGCTCGTGGGCTCTGTTGGCCGTGGGTGTCGTGGTTCTGAAGGAGCAGACCGCTATCACCCAGTTGGGTGGCATGTTCGTCTTTTCGGTCGCGGCGGCCGGCGCTGTTCTGATGGGTACGACGGGCAAGCAGGCTCACTGGCAACCGCGCGGCTTGGTAGCGTCTGGTTTGCGGTGGACTGCTGAGCGCTCGTATGCGATGTATCTGTGGCACTGGCCGATGGTGGTGCTGGTGGCTTCGTGGATGCCTGACCCTAATGGTGGCGAAGTTGAGCTTCCGCTGTTGCTTGCTCGCGCATCGTTGGTTGTTGTTGTGACGTTTGCGTTGTCTGCGGCTTCCTACCGGTGGGTTGAGCAGCCGATTCTGAAGAGGGGGTACCGTGCGTACGCTGCTGGCCTGAAGGCTCGTGTCTCGCGGAGGGCCGCGTGGCTGTGGGCTAGCTTCGTCTCCGTGTTGGTGATTCTTGCTTTGGTTGCGGTTGCTACGGCCCCAGCTAAGACGGAGCAGCAGAAACGTCTTGAAGCGCTGGCTGCGCAGGCGCAGGCTTTGGATCCTGAAGGGCCGGGCATGGACGATGCGCCGGCTGACGAGGAACCGAAGCCGGGCTCTGATGAGGATCAAGAAAAGCCAGCCGACAAGGACAAGCCAGCCGACAAGGACAAGCCGGCAGAATCTGACAAGCCTGGGGAATCCGAAAAACCGGCAGAGTCTGATAAGCCTGACGATAAGGACAAACAGAGCTCGGGTGAGAAGCTTAAGCCGGCTGTTTCGTCGCAGAAGGTCACGTTCATCGGTGACTCGGTGACGCTCGCATCGGTGCCGGCGATCCGACAGGTCTACCCGAAGTCTCCGGTGCAGGCGACTGTCGGTATGCATATTTGGGATGCTCCGGATGTGGTTCGGAAGCTCAAGGCTCAGGGCAAACTCGGCGAGTATGTTGTTTTGGGTTTGGGTACGAACTCGACGTTCACCCCGGCGCAGCTCGGTGAGATTCTCAATATTGCGGGAAAGAACACCAAGCTCATTGTGGTGATGCCATACGGTGATCGCGAGTGGATTCCGCAGGCGCGTAAGAGCATCGCCGCGTTCGCTAAGGACAATCCAGAGAGGGTGCGCGTAGCGCACTGGGATCAGGTTGCCGTCAACGCTACCGATATCGCTTCGGACGGTATTCACCCTGGCCCTGAGTCAGCCAAGATGTGGGTCAACGAGGTCACCAAGGCGTTGAACTCCTTTTAG